From a single Corynebacterium kroppenstedtii DSM 44385 genomic region:
- a CDS encoding ABC transporter ATP-binding protein, translated as MSSLNTHHHRIQDSGHTRQGSDPVGETSGRSGVDIVLDGVQKKFPGQETPAVTHLDLTINAGNTVIFVGPSGCGKTTSLKMINRLIEPTSGHIFIDGDDVTKKNATELRRKIGYVIQGGSLLPHLTVGDNVGLVPGLLKWKKSDISARTDELLDMVGLDPSVYRDRYPRELSGGQQQRVGVARGLAADPPVILMDEPFGAVDPITRNHLQDELLSIQEDLHKTIICVSHDIDEAIKLGDKIVIFNVGGVVEQYDTPQNILASPANDFVVDFVGSGSRLKQLALLRVSDMQLDQPPICHIGDRVDEVTERVMRTGEDSVVILDERGRPKDWVYLDGISRFDYVPTPTVKLQTVVDLRSTLNNALDSMLSSSHGGAMVTDRDRYVGTINYDKVNQYVHQQTRPDHEAKPILWNSGTERDVDV; from the coding sequence ATGTCATCATTAAATACCCATCATCACCGGATCCAAGACTCGGGACACACGAGACAAGGATCAGACCCTGTCGGCGAAACCTCAGGCCGATCAGGCGTCGATATTGTGCTCGACGGCGTACAGAAAAAATTTCCGGGCCAAGAGACGCCGGCTGTCACGCATTTAGATCTCACGATTAATGCCGGTAATACCGTCATCTTCGTCGGGCCGTCGGGTTGTGGGAAAACCACTTCTCTCAAAATGATTAACCGGCTTATTGAACCGACGTCGGGGCATATTTTTATCGACGGTGACGATGTGACCAAGAAAAATGCCACCGAGCTTCGACGGAAGATTGGTTATGTTATTCAGGGCGGAAGTCTTCTCCCACACCTCACAGTAGGGGACAACGTCGGACTCGTCCCTGGACTTTTGAAGTGGAAAAAGAGTGATATCAGCGCTCGAACGGACGAGCTTTTAGACATGGTTGGCCTCGACCCATCGGTCTATCGGGACCGTTACCCGCGGGAACTCTCGGGAGGTCAGCAACAACGTGTGGGGGTTGCTCGTGGTCTTGCCGCTGATCCTCCGGTCATCTTGATGGATGAGCCTTTTGGGGCCGTGGATCCGATCACGCGAAACCACCTGCAAGATGAGCTTCTTTCTATTCAAGAAGATCTTCACAAAACGATCATCTGCGTGTCCCATGACATTGATGAAGCAATCAAACTAGGCGACAAAATCGTTATCTTTAACGTTGGTGGGGTTGTTGAGCAATATGACACGCCCCAAAATATTTTGGCATCCCCGGCTAATGATTTTGTCGTTGATTTCGTAGGATCAGGATCTCGTTTGAAGCAGTTAGCGCTTCTTAGGGTATCGGATATGCAACTCGATCAACCGCCAATATGCCACATAGGTGATCGAGTCGATGAGGTTACCGAACGGGTAATGCGCACTGGAGAGGATTCTGTCGTCATTCTCGACGAACGCGGAAGGCCTAAAGACTGGGTTTATCTTGACGGTATTTCACGGTTTGACTACGTCCCGACGCCAACGGTGAAACTTCAAACCGTCGTGGACCTCCGATCTACGCTCAACAATGCCTTAGATTCCATGCTCTCCTCGAGCCATGGTGGCGCAATGGTGACAGATCGCGATCGATACGTCGGCACTATTAACTACGACAAAGTTAATCAGTATGTCCACCAGCAAACACGACCGGATCATGAGGCAAAACCCATCCTCTGGAACTCGGGCACGGAACGTGATGTCGATGTCTAA
- a CDS encoding ABC transporter permease — protein sequence MAEFISARWQDILFRCYQHGSLVIQSLIIASIIALILAVIVTSFRTLAPIANAISAIGLTIPSFALLGMLIPIVGIGTLPSIVVVCFYATLPILRNAVVGLDGVSPTLVEAARGQGMSSFGILTKVKLPIAWPVIMTGIRVSAQMSMGVAAIAAYALGPGLGGYIYTGLSQIGGANAVNYAVVGTVGVVIVALIVDFALIGFGRLTIPQGLRR from the coding sequence ATGGCGGAATTTATTTCTGCGCGGTGGCAAGACATTCTTTTTCGGTGCTACCAACATGGAAGCCTCGTTATCCAGTCGCTGATTATCGCTTCCATTATTGCCTTAATTTTGGCGGTTATTGTCACGTCTTTTCGCACACTAGCGCCTATTGCCAATGCAATTTCTGCTATCGGCCTCACAATCCCGTCGTTCGCTCTATTGGGAATGCTAATTCCAATAGTCGGAATTGGGACTTTACCGTCTATCGTCGTCGTGTGTTTTTATGCCACGTTACCGATACTTCGAAATGCTGTGGTCGGTTTAGATGGAGTTAGCCCGACTTTAGTTGAAGCTGCCCGCGGGCAAGGTATGAGCTCATTTGGAATTTTAACCAAAGTAAAGTTACCTATCGCCTGGCCAGTCATTATGACGGGTATTCGTGTATCGGCTCAAATGTCCATGGGAGTGGCCGCTATTGCTGCCTATGCACTAGGGCCTGGTCTTGGTGGCTACATCTACACCGGATTGAGCCAAATTGGCGGCGCGAACGCTGTGAACTACGCGGTAGTCGGAACAGTCGGCGTTGTTATCGTTGCACTCATTGTTGATTTTGCGCTTATTGGATTCGGCCGGCTCACCATCCCGCAAGGCTTGAGAAGGTAA
- a CDS encoding replication-associated recombination protein A, producing the protein MTDDDTNSGQSGLFGNPLDTSSSTDSSADYFHPGSSAPLAVRMRPRNLDEVVGQEHVLGQGSPLRRLVEGAGDSSVILFGPPGTGKTTIASLVSSTTGRRFRVLSALSSGVKEIRSVLKEARQALIDGVQTVLFIDEVHRFSKTQQDALLAAVENRTVLLVAATTENPNFAVVGPLLSRSLLVQLEPLDDEAIRTVINRSVSSQRGLAGRIRIDDDAVNSIVAMAGGDARRALTYVEASAQSLDDGETITPEIVANNVDRALVKYDRDGDQHYDVISAFIKSIRGSDVDAALHYLARMVEAGEDPRFIARRLVILASEDIGMADPSALQTAVAAMHAVSMIGMPEARITLAQATIHLATAAKSNAVIVAIDSAIKDVRKGKAGAIPRHLRDGHYEGAKRIGSAVGYVYPHDDPRGVVTQQYPPDEVVEQHYYVPTAHGEERALQSRLEAIEKIVRGKNS; encoded by the coding sequence ATGACGGATGATGACACGAACTCGGGTCAATCCGGATTGTTCGGCAACCCGCTCGACACCTCTTCTTCAACGGATTCGTCGGCGGACTATTTTCATCCCGGGTCGTCGGCGCCTCTAGCAGTGCGTATGCGGCCGCGTAACTTGGATGAGGTCGTCGGCCAAGAGCACGTTCTTGGGCAGGGTTCGCCATTACGCCGTCTCGTTGAGGGGGCGGGGGATTCGTCGGTGATCCTTTTTGGTCCACCGGGGACCGGTAAAACGACGATCGCGTCCCTTGTTTCCTCCACGACGGGGCGTCGCTTCCGGGTACTCTCTGCTCTGAGTTCTGGAGTCAAAGAGATTCGGAGCGTCCTCAAAGAAGCACGTCAAGCCCTTATCGACGGCGTTCAGACCGTCCTTTTTATCGACGAGGTCCATAGGTTCTCAAAAACCCAGCAGGATGCACTTCTCGCGGCCGTCGAAAACCGAACAGTGCTGCTTGTTGCTGCGACCACTGAGAACCCCAATTTCGCCGTCGTCGGGCCACTGCTCTCACGGTCATTGCTAGTTCAGTTGGAGCCTTTGGATGACGAGGCTATACGTACGGTCATTAACCGCTCTGTCTCATCACAGCGGGGGCTCGCTGGAAGAATTCGTATCGACGACGACGCTGTGAACTCGATTGTCGCGATGGCAGGCGGCGACGCCCGACGTGCGCTGACCTATGTGGAGGCGTCAGCACAGTCACTGGACGATGGCGAGACCATTACGCCGGAGATCGTCGCCAATAATGTTGATCGGGCTCTGGTGAAATATGACCGTGATGGTGACCAACACTATGACGTGATTAGTGCCTTCATTAAGTCAATTCGTGGATCTGATGTTGATGCTGCTTTGCACTATCTGGCGCGGATGGTGGAAGCGGGGGAAGACCCACGGTTTATAGCGCGCCGGCTCGTCATTCTTGCGAGTGAAGATATCGGGATGGCGGATCCCAGTGCCCTTCAGACTGCCGTCGCGGCGATGCACGCGGTATCGATGATCGGCATGCCTGAAGCGCGTATCACGCTTGCCCAAGCGACCATCCACCTTGCTACCGCTGCGAAATCAAATGCGGTGATTGTGGCCATTGACTCAGCGATCAAGGATGTCAGGAAGGGGAAGGCTGGAGCTATCCCCAGACACTTACGTGATGGCCACTATGAAGGTGCGAAGCGTATCGGTAGCGCTGTGGGTTACGTGTATCCGCATGATGACCCTCGTGGCGTTGTTACGCAGCAATATCCGCCGGATGAGGTGGTAGAGCAGCACTATTACGTGCCTACTGCGCATGGCGAAGAGCGAGCCCTACAATCGCGTCTCGAGGCCATCGAAAAAATTGTGAGAGGAAAGAATTCGTAA
- a CDS encoding phosphotransferase family protein has protein sequence MLSTDAVMSAASDLLGNRLGGQPHLSDPEDLGGSGSALVLRARVATNPFLHERTVIIKQLPPESLSGPDPALIREIVAYQFTNSLANESRPGPVMLAYDLDKRLMVTTDAGSVDNLIDVWNTSSDDDKAKLVRRLGTSLGRMHRATAGAEDDFATLLRRMMSRAKAGRELVVARGRVLTDAIDYGLSMVGKLGVSVPAEVSDFAADSSRRLASGQHRAFTPFDLSPDNILCGNQRITYLDFEWAGFRDVTFDVACVIAGFPQYAEGTALNGELSRKFVDAWRHEVSGMWPNVLNDERLRARIVTALVGWSLLSLAILEAGGLTALIDKVRLTSDSGEDNTSAGGTVGTKDSEDSDLDRSIDFRGQHILHGRARTRDQLVIRRDIIQTFEALGALAEHGQDPRFPAVSAFSREVCTAVRNLERSGS, from the coding sequence GTGCTATCCACTGATGCGGTCATGAGCGCAGCCTCTGACTTATTGGGTAACAGGCTTGGCGGCCAACCCCACCTGTCCGATCCAGAGGATCTAGGAGGGTCAGGGTCTGCGTTAGTCTTGCGTGCACGCGTCGCCACTAACCCGTTCTTGCATGAACGAACAGTGATCATTAAGCAACTGCCGCCAGAGTCGCTGAGCGGCCCTGATCCAGCACTCATTCGTGAGATCGTCGCCTATCAATTCACCAATTCGCTGGCTAACGAATCTCGCCCTGGTCCGGTCATGTTGGCATATGACCTGGATAAGCGGTTGATGGTCACCACAGACGCTGGTTCCGTCGACAATCTGATCGACGTATGGAACACCAGCTCTGACGACGATAAAGCGAAGCTGGTGAGGCGGCTCGGAACATCCTTGGGACGCATGCATCGTGCGACCGCTGGGGCCGAAGATGATTTCGCAACTCTCCTTCGTCGCATGATGTCCCGCGCAAAAGCCGGCCGTGAGTTAGTCGTCGCTCGTGGACGTGTTCTTACTGACGCCATTGACTACGGATTAAGCATGGTGGGGAAGCTCGGCGTTTCTGTCCCGGCAGAAGTGTCAGACTTTGCTGCCGATTCATCACGACGGTTGGCGTCGGGGCAGCACAGGGCCTTTACTCCCTTCGACCTCTCACCCGACAACATTCTGTGTGGAAACCAGAGGATCACGTATCTCGACTTTGAGTGGGCTGGATTCCGCGATGTCACCTTCGACGTTGCGTGCGTTATCGCCGGCTTCCCTCAATACGCCGAGGGCACTGCTCTTAACGGAGAACTCAGCCGCAAGTTTGTTGATGCGTGGCGTCACGAAGTGAGCGGAATGTGGCCCAATGTCCTCAACGACGAACGCTTGCGGGCGCGAATAGTCACCGCCCTGGTGGGGTGGTCGCTTCTGTCACTAGCCATCTTGGAAGCTGGAGGGCTCACCGCGCTGATCGATAAGGTGCGGCTCACCAGTGACAGCGGCGAAGACAACACATCTGCCGGTGGAACCGTCGGTACGAAGGACTCTGAGGATTCGGATCTGGACCGGTCCATTGACTTTAGGGGACAGCATATCCTCCACGGTCGTGCGCGAACGCGAGATCAACTGGTCATTCGCCGCGACATTATTCAGACGTTTGAAGCTCTCGGAGCTTTAGCCGAGCATGGCCAGGATCCCCGATTCCCCGCTGTCTCAGCGTTCAGCCGAGAGGTCTGCACGGCAGTGAGAAATCTGGAGCGCTCCGGCTCGTAA
- the aspS gene encoding aspartate--tRNA ligase codes for MHRTHLAGELRSHHVGQTVTLSGWVARRRDHGGVIFIDLRDRSGLAQVVFRDSDVAAQAHHLRSEYCIRVTGVVDARPEGSENPNLDSGAIELNVNELTILNSSEALPFQIDDQSSSGEVGEETRLKYRYLDLRRKTQHDALVLRSNVNQAARSVLLKHDFHEIETPTLTRSTPEGARDFLVPARLRPGSFYALPQSPQLFKQLLMVGGMERYFQIARCYRDEDFRADRQPEFTQLDVEMSFVDQDDVISVAEEILTAIWKEIGYDIPTPIPRMTYADAMKYYGSDKPDLRFDIKIVECTEFFANTTFRVFQNPYVGAIVMEDGASQPRRQLDAWQDWAKQRGAKGLAYILVGDDGQLSGPVAKNITDAEREGIADHVGAKPGDCIFFAAGDAKSSRALLGAARGEVARKLGLIKEGDWAFTWVVDAPLFEPAADATAEGDVALGHSAWTAVHHAFTSPKPECMDSFDKDPGSALSYAYDIVCNGNEIGGGSIRIHRSDVQQRVFNVMGISDEEAQEKFGFLLEAMKFGAPPHGGIAFGWDRIVSLLGGFESIRDVIAFPKSGGGVDPLTDAPAPITPEQRKESGIDAKPKKKETKN; via the coding sequence GTGCATCGCACACACCTTGCCGGTGAACTTCGTTCTCACCATGTAGGCCAGACCGTGACATTGAGTGGCTGGGTCGCTCGTCGTCGTGATCACGGTGGCGTGATTTTCATTGACTTACGCGATCGATCGGGTCTGGCGCAGGTTGTTTTCCGCGATTCTGATGTTGCTGCACAGGCACACCACCTTCGCAGCGAGTACTGCATCCGTGTGACGGGTGTAGTCGACGCTCGTCCCGAGGGCTCCGAGAACCCTAACTTGGATTCGGGCGCCATCGAGTTGAACGTCAATGAGCTGACCATTCTGAACTCGTCGGAGGCTTTGCCTTTCCAGATTGACGATCAGTCATCGTCCGGGGAAGTCGGTGAGGAAACTCGCCTCAAATACCGCTACCTGGATCTTCGACGGAAAACCCAGCATGATGCGTTGGTTCTCCGCTCGAACGTCAACCAGGCTGCGCGGTCAGTGCTCCTGAAGCACGACTTCCACGAAATCGAAACCCCCACGTTGACACGGTCGACGCCGGAGGGTGCTCGTGACTTCCTCGTTCCCGCTCGTCTACGTCCGGGCTCGTTCTATGCTCTCCCGCAGTCTCCTCAGCTGTTTAAGCAGCTGCTGATGGTTGGCGGTATGGAACGTTATTTCCAGATTGCTCGCTGCTATCGCGACGAAGATTTCCGCGCTGATCGGCAACCCGAGTTCACGCAGCTCGACGTCGAGATGAGCTTCGTCGACCAGGACGACGTCATTAGCGTCGCCGAGGAAATCCTCACCGCCATTTGGAAAGAGATCGGTTACGACATTCCGACCCCGATCCCGCGCATGACCTACGCCGACGCCATGAAGTACTACGGGTCGGATAAGCCTGACCTCCGGTTCGACATCAAGATTGTGGAGTGCACGGAGTTCTTCGCGAACACCACATTCCGCGTCTTCCAGAACCCCTACGTTGGCGCAATCGTGATGGAGGACGGAGCCTCCCAGCCACGTCGTCAGCTGGACGCCTGGCAGGACTGGGCAAAGCAGCGAGGCGCCAAAGGGCTGGCTTATATTCTCGTTGGCGACGACGGCCAACTCTCCGGCCCTGTCGCAAAGAACATTACCGACGCTGAACGCGAAGGTATCGCTGACCATGTCGGAGCTAAGCCTGGCGACTGCATTTTCTTCGCGGCCGGCGATGCTAAATCATCACGCGCCTTGTTAGGCGCAGCACGCGGTGAAGTTGCCCGGAAGCTGGGTCTTATCAAGGAAGGCGATTGGGCATTTACCTGGGTTGTTGATGCTCCGCTCTTTGAGCCGGCAGCTGACGCGACGGCAGAAGGCGACGTGGCCTTAGGGCACTCCGCATGGACCGCCGTCCACCACGCCTTCACGTCCCCGAAGCCAGAGTGCATGGACTCCTTCGATAAAGATCCTGGGTCTGCACTGTCCTACGCCTACGACATTGTGTGCAACGGAAACGAGATCGGTGGCGGCTCAATCCGTATTCACCGCTCGGACGTGCAGCAGCGTGTGTTCAATGTCATGGGTATTTCGGACGAAGAAGCACAGGAGAAGTTCGGATTCCTCCTTGAGGCAATGAAGTTCGGTGCACCGCCGCACGGTGGTATCGCCTTCGGATGGGACCGTATAGTCTCCCTCTTGGGTGGCTTTGAGTCCATTCGCGATGTCATTGCATTCCCGAAGTCCGGTGGTGGCGTCGATCCTCTCACTGATGCACCAGCGCCCATCACTCCTGAGCAGCGCAAAGAATCAGGCATCGACGCTAAACCGAAGAAGAAAGAAACGAAGAACTGA
- the ypfJ gene encoding KPN_02809 family neutral zinc metallopeptidase, protein MTFKNDFQASGSRASHGGGRIAAGGGIGSIVIVGLYLLLGGNPADLINSSGGGGHDQANREECKSGADANKYDHCRVEYTGISLDRVWSRILPEQANIDYTKPGLTLFSGSTSTGCGQASSSTGPFYCPSDSTAYFDTSFFQQLKDMGGSNGPFAQEYVVAHEFGHHIQNLQGTLGLSDYNNPGEDSNAVKMELQADCYAGIWANHAAQGDDAILEPLSDDQVQQAVTTAQAIGDDAIQKQSGQSVNPDQWTHGSSEERKSSFLKGYKNGTMSACKQSFNE, encoded by the coding sequence GTGACGTTTAAGAATGATTTTCAGGCCTCGGGCTCGCGCGCTTCCCACGGTGGTGGACGGATCGCTGCAGGTGGTGGCATAGGCTCCATCGTTATAGTCGGCTTATACCTCCTACTTGGTGGAAATCCGGCTGATCTCATTAATAGCAGTGGCGGGGGTGGACATGACCAAGCGAACCGCGAGGAATGTAAATCTGGTGCTGACGCGAACAAATATGATCACTGCCGCGTCGAGTACACAGGCATTTCCCTGGACCGGGTCTGGAGCAGGATTTTGCCCGAACAGGCAAATATCGACTACACCAAGCCGGGCTTAACCCTATTTTCTGGGTCAACCTCGACAGGGTGCGGGCAGGCTAGCTCCTCAACCGGCCCGTTCTACTGTCCGTCAGACTCCACAGCCTATTTTGATACGTCATTCTTCCAACAGCTGAAAGACATGGGCGGCTCCAACGGGCCTTTCGCGCAGGAGTACGTCGTTGCCCATGAATTTGGGCACCATATCCAAAACCTTCAGGGCACGCTGGGATTGAGCGACTACAACAACCCCGGAGAAGACTCCAACGCTGTCAAGATGGAGCTTCAGGCGGATTGCTACGCCGGGATATGGGCAAACCATGCTGCTCAAGGCGATGACGCGATCCTTGAACCACTCAGCGATGACCAAGTCCAGCAAGCAGTGACTACGGCCCAAGCCATTGGCGACGACGCCATCCAGAAACAATCGGGCCAGTCCGTCAACCCAGACCAGTGGACACACGGATCATCGGAAGAGCGTAAAAGTTCTTTCCTCAAGGGGTATAAGAACGGCACGATGAGCGCGTGTAAACAATCGTTTAACGAATAA
- a CDS encoding FAD-binding oxidoreductase has translation MSVRVPTPHSSADSDSPESDRDRLARELAILVDDFNGTITFDDDVIAAHSHDEAPQPTSGRALALVRARSIADVQAVVRFAYEHGIPVVPQGARTGLTGGANAKENCILLSVKSMDRILEISELNQTVTVEPGIVNQDLKGALRPHGLLYPPDPGSVGMSTIGGNIATNAGGMCCVKYGVTRDFVRELKVVLPDGTLTRVGHKTAKGVAGLELAQLFVGSEGTLGVIVEATLRLIPLPPTPLTAVATFASERDAAETVAAYMGAGYRPSMFEMLDGLTISMLNELKDFGLDENVGAMLIMQSDSTTAKEDTEEFTTIADKHNAIDIAFSDNPADNDALVAARRMVHPANELYQRNHGGGQLIEDICIPRSSMADFFDGLAAIRKNTGVVIAAIAHAGDGNTHPALFFDAYDQESCARAQDAFEQIIHLGLSLGGTITGEHGVGDLKSKWLPHELDEGAQNLHLAIKQAVDPDSIMNPGGMYHYLRR, from the coding sequence ATGTCCGTCCGTGTCCCGACCCCGCACTCGTCGGCTGACTCAGATTCACCAGAATCAGATCGCGATAGGTTGGCTCGCGAGCTTGCCATCCTCGTCGACGATTTTAACGGCACGATTACCTTTGACGACGATGTCATCGCTGCGCATTCCCACGACGAGGCTCCTCAACCGACAAGTGGCCGCGCCTTGGCCCTTGTGAGAGCCAGGAGCATCGCCGACGTCCAAGCTGTCGTTCGATTCGCATACGAACACGGCATTCCCGTCGTGCCTCAAGGAGCCCGAACTGGCTTAACCGGAGGGGCTAATGCTAAAGAAAACTGCATTCTGCTCTCAGTGAAGTCGATGGATCGCATCCTCGAAATTAGTGAACTCAACCAGACAGTCACGGTAGAGCCTGGCATTGTTAATCAGGACCTTAAAGGTGCGCTCCGGCCGCACGGGCTACTGTATCCACCCGATCCGGGATCGGTGGGAATGTCCACCATCGGCGGAAATATTGCGACCAATGCGGGTGGAATGTGCTGCGTGAAATATGGCGTTACCCGAGATTTCGTGCGTGAACTCAAGGTTGTCCTTCCCGATGGAACTTTGACTCGAGTCGGCCACAAAACTGCGAAAGGCGTTGCAGGGCTCGAGCTCGCTCAGCTTTTCGTCGGTTCAGAAGGAACCCTCGGAGTTATCGTCGAGGCCACCCTTCGACTGATCCCCCTACCGCCTACTCCCCTAACCGCAGTGGCCACATTCGCCTCGGAGCGCGACGCTGCAGAAACGGTTGCCGCCTACATGGGGGCTGGTTACCGCCCGTCCATGTTTGAGATGCTCGACGGTCTCACCATTTCTATGCTCAATGAGCTCAAGGATTTCGGTCTCGATGAAAATGTCGGCGCGATGCTGATCATGCAGTCTGATTCGACGACGGCGAAGGAAGACACCGAAGAATTCACAACGATTGCGGACAAACACAATGCCATCGACATTGCGTTTTCGGATAATCCCGCAGACAACGATGCTCTTGTTGCGGCTCGACGAATGGTTCATCCGGCCAACGAGCTGTACCAGCGGAATCACGGCGGCGGACAACTGATCGAGGATATATGTATTCCTCGCTCCTCCATGGCGGATTTCTTCGATGGTTTGGCCGCGATTCGGAAAAACACCGGGGTCGTCATCGCGGCCATTGCACATGCCGGCGACGGAAATACGCACCCGGCCTTATTCTTCGACGCCTATGACCAGGAATCCTGCGCTCGTGCCCAAGATGCGTTTGAGCAGATTATCCACCTCGGGTTATCCCTTGGAGGCACCATCACAGGCGAACATGGCGTCGGGGATCTTAAAAGCAAGTGGCTCCCCCATGAATTAGATGAGGGAGCGCAAAACCTGCACCTCGCTATCAAACAGGCGGTTGACCCGGATTCAATCATGAACCCCGGGGGCATGTACCACTATCTACGCCGATAA
- the hisS gene encoding histidine--tRNA ligase — translation MSTSSKPRKFTAPKGVPDYVPPNSHEFNAVRSTFHHCATVAGYEPVELPIFEDTSLFARGVGESSDVVTKEMYTFEDRGGRSMTLRPEGTAGVMRAVIEHGLDRGQLPAKLVYAGPCFRYERPQAGRYRQFQQVGVEAIGVDDPALDAEVIALAYRCFTSLGLMGFRLELTSLGDSTCRPAYREKLQAFLTSLPLDEETQHRAQINPLRVLDDKRPEVKEMTADAPLMLDYLSDEARAHFETVTGILDDLSVPYTINPRMVRGLDYYTKTCFEFVHDDLGAQSGIGGGGRYDGLMAELGGRDLSGVGFGLGVERALLALETEKKTVTDGSRVEVYGVAMGEEAHRRMPVIINDLRQSGVRADMSYGHRGLKGSMKAADRAGARFALVIGEDELAKSIVQVKDLHEGEQTAVPLDQVVQEVRGRLSA, via the coding sequence GTGAGTACATCCTCGAAGCCACGTAAATTCACTGCTCCTAAAGGCGTTCCTGATTATGTTCCGCCGAATTCTCACGAGTTCAACGCTGTTCGCTCGACTTTCCATCATTGCGCGACGGTAGCTGGGTATGAGCCGGTTGAGCTTCCGATCTTCGAGGACACTTCACTCTTTGCTCGGGGAGTTGGGGAGTCCAGCGACGTCGTCACGAAAGAGATGTACACGTTCGAAGACCGAGGCGGACGTTCGATGACGCTTCGTCCCGAAGGTACAGCTGGTGTGATGCGGGCAGTCATTGAGCACGGACTTGATCGTGGTCAGCTCCCCGCGAAGCTGGTGTATGCAGGACCGTGCTTCCGCTATGAGCGGCCACAAGCCGGCCGGTATCGTCAGTTCCAGCAAGTCGGTGTTGAGGCGATTGGTGTTGATGATCCCGCCCTCGATGCCGAGGTCATTGCGCTTGCGTATCGGTGTTTTACATCGTTGGGACTGATGGGATTCCGGCTGGAGTTGACGTCATTGGGGGATTCCACTTGCCGGCCTGCATACCGGGAGAAACTCCAGGCCTTCCTGACGTCGCTACCACTGGATGAAGAGACACAGCACCGTGCGCAGATTAATCCGCTCCGGGTTCTGGATGACAAGCGTCCAGAAGTTAAGGAAATGACGGCCGACGCACCGCTCATGCTTGATTATCTTTCCGACGAGGCTCGCGCGCATTTCGAGACGGTCACTGGAATTTTGGATGATCTGTCGGTTCCGTACACGATCAATCCGCGCATGGTGCGTGGCCTGGACTATTACACGAAGACATGCTTCGAATTTGTCCACGATGACCTCGGTGCCCAGTCTGGTATCGGCGGGGGAGGCCGCTACGACGGCCTGATGGCTGAACTCGGTGGCCGCGACCTTTCTGGTGTGGGCTTCGGACTCGGTGTGGAACGCGCACTTCTCGCGTTGGAAACTGAGAAGAAGACGGTGACCGACGGGAGCCGAGTGGAGGTGTACGGCGTGGCCATGGGGGAGGAAGCACACCGACGCATGCCCGTCATCATTAATGACCTCCGTCAATCCGGAGTACGCGCGGACATGTCCTATGGTCACCGTGGGCTCAAAGGCTCGATGAAAGCCGCCGACCGCGCAGGTGCTCGTTTTGCCCTGGTCATTGGGGAAGACGAGCTAGCCAAATCCATCGTGCAGGTCAAGGACCTACACGAAGGTGAACAAACCGCCGTCCCCCTTGACCAGGTCGTTCAGGAAGTTCGTGGTCGGTTATCGGCGTAG
- a CDS encoding MBL fold metallo-hydrolase: MTNDVTITMTTVGALSTNCYICTRGNEAIVIDPGHGAHVPVLSYMDDHDLTVSGVYLTHGHLDHSRDAGIIANRFSVPVWLHEADVFMLEDSDGAFRDIDRILDHDHMEQPERVEHYDISWMDDSVTDPHSGTYPEVAIGGQTTLETAVGTFTIVGAPGHSPGSTMLFLGETCFGGDVLFRGGIGRTDLPGSNPHSMKSTLADVVKKLPQETVILPGHGPSTSIEEELQQSPFLRGL, translated from the coding sequence ATGACTAACGACGTGACTATCACTATGACCACAGTGGGAGCCTTAAGCACGAATTGCTACATATGTACGCGTGGCAACGAGGCCATCGTGATTGATCCAGGACACGGAGCCCATGTACCCGTTTTATCGTATATGGATGACCATGACCTCACCGTGTCTGGAGTGTATTTGACGCACGGGCATCTGGATCACAGCCGCGATGCGGGAATTATCGCCAACCGTTTTTCAGTTCCAGTTTGGCTTCACGAGGCCGATGTATTCATGCTCGAAGACAGTGATGGCGCCTTTCGGGACATTGATCGCATTCTTGATCATGACCACATGGAACAGCCCGAACGTGTGGAGCATTACGACATTTCGTGGATGGATGACTCCGTCACTGACCCGCACAGCGGCACCTATCCCGAAGTCGCTATTGGCGGGCAGACCACTCTCGAGACAGCCGTCGGCACCTTCACAATCGTTGGAGCACCTGGGCATTCCCCTGGTTCGACCATGCTTTTCCTGGGGGAAACGTGTTTCGGAGGCGACGTTCTCTTCCGCGGAGGCATCGGCCGGACGGATTTGCCCGGTTCCAATCCGCATTCCATGAAATCGACGCTGGCCGACGTCGTTAAGAAACTTCCACAAGAAACCGTGATTCTCCCTGGACATGGGCCGAGCACCTCTATCGAGGAGGAGCTTCAACAGAGCCCATTTCTCCGCGGCCTATAG